Proteins encoded by one window of Candidatus Zixiibacteriota bacterium:
- a CDS encoding haloacid dehalogenase type II, whose amino-acid sequence MLRYNQFEVLSFDCYGTLVDWETGILLAVKPVLRVHGVTVPDDTILETYAAIESDIEAGPYQSYRNVLRQAMAKMCERFGFEAGDSEHIVIANSLTGWPPFEDTISALKALKNRYRLAIISNVDDELFEGTNRRLGVDFDHIVTAAQAGAYKPSLHVFDFALKRIGCPAERLLHVAQSLYHDHAPAKKLGLSTVWIDRRHDRPGSGATPEAVATPDATFSDLASLVREMGV is encoded by the coding sequence ATGCTCAGATACAACCAGTTTGAGGTTCTGTCATTCGATTGCTACGGTACCCTGGTTGACTGGGAGACCGGCATACTCCTGGCAGTAAAGCCGGTTCTAAGGGTGCACGGTGTGACTGTACCCGATGACACAATACTCGAGACGTATGCGGCTATCGAATCGGATATCGAGGCGGGGCCGTACCAAAGTTATAGGAACGTATTGCGCCAGGCGATGGCCAAAATGTGCGAGAGGTTTGGATTCGAGGCCGGCGACTCCGAACACATTGTAATTGCCAATTCGCTGACGGGCTGGCCCCCGTTCGAAGACACGATCTCTGCCCTGAAAGCACTCAAGAATAGATATCGTCTGGCAATCATATCCAATGTCGACGACGAATTGTTCGAAGGGACAAACAGGCGCCTGGGAGTGGATTTCGACCATATCGTCACCGCAGCGCAGGCAGGGGCATACAAACCATCGTTGCATGTCTTCGATTTTGCGCTGAAGAGAATCGGCTGCCCGGCCGAACGGCTCTTGCACGTAGCCCAGTCCCTTTATCATGACCACGCTCCGGCCAAGAAACTGGGCTTGAGCACGGTCTGGATTGACCGCCGCCACGACCGTCCTGGCTCCGGCGCCACCCCGGAGGCGGTCGCGACTCCCGACGCTACATTCTCCGATTTGGCCTCGCTTGTACGTGAGATGGGTGTGTAG
- a CDS encoding glycosyltransferase yields the protein MIAIITHNYPTDDNPVAGLFIKDHGELLGQQTGSEVVVLHYPFGEYPMTRSIRRPWKWPKFAWYFHHTSSQLKRDIDRLTAQNLGQRPDILAHWWFPNGTFATKYYDRVDVICHGTDLYQLQKFPLVARYFASRARRVRSWQCVSSDLKRILLELYPFLEGARITVAPMPIGPMFVNRHEPRDPRLLVTVGSLIPRKQFDLAIREIAKIPGLKLEIYGEGPDKEDLQALIRRLGVSDRITLQGQATREQLAVRFNKAILLIMLSYGEGFGLVLKEAQACGCKTLAFKGDGMEDTRPDFVVGRDENVAERIKQAVASITTL from the coding sequence ATGATCGCAATCATAACTCATAATTACCCCACAGACGACAACCCGGTCGCCGGTCTGTTTATCAAGGATCATGGCGAATTACTGGGGCAGCAAACCGGCAGCGAGGTTGTCGTACTCCACTATCCGTTCGGCGAGTACCCCATGACCCGCTCGATACGCAGGCCCTGGAAGTGGCCGAAATTTGCCTGGTATTTTCACCACACGTCAAGTCAGCTCAAGCGCGACATAGATCGGTTGACCGCCCAAAACCTGGGACAGCGGCCGGACATTCTGGCCCATTGGTGGTTCCCCAACGGAACGTTTGCGACTAAGTATTACGACAGGGTCGATGTCATCTGCCATGGCACCGATCTGTACCAGCTCCAGAAATTCCCTCTGGTAGCGCGATACTTTGCGTCGCGGGCGAGAAGAGTCCGCTCCTGGCAATGTGTGTCGTCGGATCTGAAACGAATCCTGCTCGAACTGTATCCGTTCCTGGAGGGGGCCCGTATCACTGTCGCGCCGATGCCGATCGGTCCCATGTTTGTCAATCGCCATGAGCCGCGGGATCCCCGATTGTTGGTCACTGTTGGCTCACTGATTCCCCGAAAGCAATTCGACCTTGCCATCAGAGAAATCGCAAAGATCCCCGGCCTGAAACTCGAGATCTACGGAGAAGGACCGGACAAAGAAGACTTGCAGGCGCTTATCCGCCGGCTTGGCGTATCTGATCGCATCACACTCCAAGGCCAGGCTACTCGCGAGCAATTGGCTGTTAGATTCAACAAGGCAATTCTGCTGATCATGCTATCTTATGGTGAGGGATTCGGGTTAGTCCTCAAAGAAGCTCAGGCCTGCGGGTGCAAGACCTTGGCGTTCAAAGGGGACGGTATGGAAGACACCCGGCCGGATTTTGTTGTCGGCCGGGATGAAAACGTCGCCGAGCGCATCAAGCAGGCCGTCGCATCCATCACAACATTGTGA